One window of Polyangiaceae bacterium genomic DNA carries:
- a CDS encoding HDOD domain-containing protein produces MKRPFLQGVSFAVDEELWFGERADAESEKLAAQSMAARAGRILGAKPFPLAARKLAELTRDPDVPLGDLVTVLESDSALSARLLRLVNSAGYALRVRCTSVRHAAALVGIEKLHQVSTTAAILDLFDSQTAHAARILEHGTVVAALSRYLAAHLSLPTDDLFTAGFLHDIGKLMLLETEGARYVELLEKHGESFDSLHRAERELFGFDHAVLGAHVLAAWNIPQPIPRLVAWHHQLGRAYEAGTRWCSLICALRLADQLSYHLDAEDTAQAIEQIAAGEAAKFLEISEPQLDAMWHELRVLMLRSRAVFRGEQPPELEPLPPHRSGRFKKPEHQPQQAQEPRVPKSFPCVVCEEPSFGNRCQACGGHVCPDHELAPDSWCTLCVQDWHKHVEHSRLTRRQRLTFVGASGLLSLLAGFGASQGEVTSGISVGVGAALTLALAWTVALVAGRLQRRRSFLRERPNREQTEARRVTLEAEPEVGPSSAEFNTAMDIALPELAAEPALALEAAPDDPTQAPKATAEPPGSEAPQAEAGAETAAVEEAAVESTAAEQADQDATTEAAAPDETDIVVTAIEEAAEEDDSPSISWLPGAMELRVSTPSPSISFAPVSNAGTWGEAEEHESTPSEAPESLPEPADLDGQPASNVSLSNPNLRNLPDSFPSDVERANAFSEAASSLSMGAAARLSVRPNRVQQRDDCSAAPLSAACFREVLTACDGGVPTCAAPPAVLGGVTEADDGDAELRPPPTPSVLRHAC; encoded by the coding sequence GTGAAGCGGCCGTTCTTGCAGGGCGTGAGCTTTGCAGTGGATGAAGAGCTTTGGTTTGGCGAGCGCGCCGACGCGGAGTCGGAGAAGCTCGCCGCGCAGAGCATGGCGGCGCGAGCCGGGCGCATCCTGGGCGCGAAGCCATTTCCGCTCGCAGCGCGGAAACTCGCCGAACTAACGCGAGACCCCGACGTACCGCTCGGAGATTTGGTCACGGTACTGGAGAGCGACAGCGCCTTGAGCGCGCGACTGCTCCGCTTGGTCAACTCTGCAGGCTACGCGCTAAGGGTGCGCTGTACCTCGGTCCGCCATGCTGCAGCGTTAGTTGGGATTGAGAAGCTTCATCAGGTATCGACCACCGCCGCCATCCTCGACCTCTTCGACTCGCAGACGGCACACGCCGCCCGCATCCTCGAGCATGGCACCGTGGTTGCTGCGCTCTCACGCTACCTCGCAGCCCACCTGTCTCTGCCAACGGACGACCTCTTCACCGCGGGCTTCTTGCACGACATCGGCAAGCTGATGCTGCTGGAGACCGAAGGCGCTCGCTACGTCGAGCTGCTAGAGAAGCATGGGGAGAGCTTCGACTCCCTTCACCGGGCTGAACGCGAGCTGTTCGGTTTCGACCACGCCGTGCTCGGCGCTCACGTCCTCGCCGCGTGGAATATCCCCCAGCCGATCCCACGCTTGGTCGCTTGGCATCACCAGCTGGGGCGCGCGTACGAAGCCGGCACGCGCTGGTGTTCGTTGATCTGCGCGCTGCGACTCGCGGACCAGCTCAGCTATCACCTGGATGCCGAGGACACCGCGCAGGCGATCGAGCAGATCGCTGCGGGTGAGGCCGCCAAGTTCCTCGAGATCAGTGAGCCCCAACTCGACGCGATGTGGCACGAGCTCCGTGTGTTGATGCTTCGCAGCAGGGCCGTATTCCGCGGGGAACAACCGCCCGAACTGGAGCCGCTACCACCTCACCGCTCTGGCCGCTTCAAGAAGCCGGAGCACCAGCCACAGCAGGCCCAAGAACCCCGCGTACCGAAGAGCTTTCCATGCGTCGTGTGTGAGGAACCGAGCTTCGGCAACCGCTGCCAGGCTTGCGGCGGACACGTCTGCCCAGATCATGAGCTTGCGCCGGATTCCTGGTGCACGCTGTGTGTGCAGGACTGGCACAAGCACGTCGAGCACTCGCGGCTGACCCGCCGCCAACGGCTGACTTTCGTCGGCGCCAGCGGCCTACTGTCCCTGTTGGCCGGTTTCGGAGCCAGCCAAGGGGAGGTTACCAGCGGCATCAGTGTGGGAGTCGGAGCGGCACTCACGCTGGCGTTGGCGTGGACGGTCGCCCTCGTTGCCGGGCGCTTGCAGAGGCGCAGAAGCTTCCTTCGAGAGCGCCCCAATCGGGAGCAAACCGAAGCTCGTCGAGTGACGCTCGAAGCGGAACCGGAAGTCGGACCGAGCTCGGCCGAGTTCAACACGGCCATGGACATCGCACTACCGGAACTCGCCGCGGAACCTGCGCTGGCTCTAGAAGCGGCGCCGGATGATCCGACCCAGGCGCCGAAGGCAACAGCCGAGCCGCCGGGTAGCGAGGCGCCCCAAGCAGAGGCAGGCGCGGAAACAGCGGCCGTCGAAGAGGCCGCGGTAGAATCGACGGCCGCTGAGCAGGCCGACCAAGACGCCACCACCGAAGCCGCGGCGCCAGACGAGACCGATATCGTCGTGACGGCCATCGAAGAGGCGGCCGAGGAAGACGATAGTCCGAGCATCAGCTGGCTGCCGGGCGCGATGGAACTACGCGTCTCTACCCCAAGCCCCAGCATCAGCTTCGCACCAGTGAGCAACGCGGGTACCTGGGGCGAAGCAGAAGAACACGAAAGCACCCCAAGCGAAGCTCCAGAGTCACTCCCAGAGCCCGCTGACCTGGATGGCCAACCCGCGTCCAACGTCAGCCTTTCGAACCCGAATCTGCGCAACCTTCCCGACTCGTTTCCCTCGGACGTTGAGCGAGCGAACGCGTTCTCCGAAGCCGCCTCTAGCCTGAGCATGGGAGCAGCCGCCCGCTTGTCCGTGCGCCCGAATCGAGTTCAGCAGCGCGACGACTGCAGCGCGGCTCCCCTAAGCGCCGCCTGCTTCCGCGAGGTGCTAACCGCGTGCGATGGCGGCGTCCCAACATGCGCAGCCCCGCCCGCGGTTCTGGGAGGGGTCACGGAAGCAGATGACGGGGACGCGGAGCTGCGCCCTCCCCCCACGCCCAGCGTCCTGCGACACGCTTGCTGA
- a CDS encoding S9 family peptidase: MSGSRLPEQAPPQAERRPVTTTIHGHSRVDDYAWLRDPAYPEVQSVEIRDYLETENAYLEAALRPVKDLQDRVFEELRGRVQPNDDSVPSRKGAFWYQERYLAEHEHPQVLRWREGEGREQALCLLDLDAMAKDHEYFDLGDFSPSPDQSVFAYSVDLDGSERHEARFRRDDLQDLPDRIPEVQGEVVWSADGRHVFYAKLDEHHRPSRIFRHALGAPIASDVLVYEETDPAFWLSVEETSDEAFIVISSNDKETAEVRLLDKRTPEAEPWLVLARRSGHEYDVDHHRGQLYVRTNDRHKNFRIVVTAITDVAETSWQEVIPPSDDCYLRGFALFAEHMVVLEREAGLPHVRVRTLASGGEHRIDFPDPVYMVSIGDNPEFTTRILRLSYQSLVSPPSVLDYDMDARTTELKKQQEIPSGYDKAEYTSRRLFATAPDGARVPISLVHRVDSPPHPQTPLYLYVYGSYGATIDPYFSPNRLSLLNRGFAFAIAHVRGSSVMGRHWYEDGKGLKKQNTFSDIRLAVEELERQGVSSRGRVTISGGSAGGMAVGAVINQAPSYFHAAVASVPFVDCLNTMLDGSLPLTPPEYSEWGNPEKDPEVYRYMLGYSPYDNVVAQDYPHLLVTAGIADPRVTYWEPAKWVAKLRALKRDQNLLVMHTNMTAGHGGASGRFEALKELAREYAFLLWVYDHPDTHG, encoded by the coding sequence ATGTCCGGCAGCAGACTTCCAGAACAAGCGCCTCCCCAGGCGGAGCGGCGACCCGTGACGACCACCATTCACGGCCACAGCCGGGTGGATGACTACGCGTGGCTGCGCGATCCAGCGTACCCAGAAGTTCAGAGCGTGGAGATCCGCGACTATCTGGAAACGGAGAATGCGTATCTCGAAGCGGCGTTGCGACCCGTGAAGGATCTGCAGGACCGCGTATTCGAGGAGCTCCGCGGGCGCGTCCAACCGAACGACGACTCGGTGCCTTCGCGCAAGGGAGCGTTCTGGTATCAGGAACGTTACCTCGCGGAACACGAACATCCCCAGGTGCTGCGCTGGCGAGAGGGCGAAGGTCGAGAGCAAGCGCTCTGCTTGCTCGATCTGGACGCCATGGCAAAGGACCACGAGTACTTCGACTTGGGGGACTTCTCACCCTCTCCGGATCAAAGCGTCTTCGCATACAGCGTGGATCTCGACGGCTCCGAGCGGCACGAGGCGCGCTTCCGGAGAGACGACCTGCAAGATCTCCCTGACCGGATCCCCGAGGTTCAGGGGGAGGTGGTTTGGTCAGCAGATGGTCGCCATGTCTTCTATGCAAAGCTCGACGAGCACCACCGGCCGAGCCGCATCTTCCGACACGCGCTGGGTGCGCCAATCGCGTCAGACGTCCTGGTCTACGAGGAGACGGATCCAGCTTTTTGGCTTTCCGTGGAAGAGACCTCGGACGAGGCGTTCATCGTCATCAGCTCCAATGACAAGGAGACTGCGGAGGTGCGCCTCTTAGACAAGCGCACGCCAGAGGCCGAACCTTGGCTGGTCTTGGCGCGGCGCTCTGGCCACGAGTACGACGTAGACCATCACCGCGGGCAGCTCTACGTGCGCACGAACGACCGCCACAAGAACTTCCGCATCGTGGTCACAGCCATCACTGATGTCGCCGAAACCAGCTGGCAAGAGGTGATTCCGCCGAGCGACGACTGCTACCTGCGTGGCTTTGCGCTGTTCGCCGAACACATGGTGGTGCTCGAGCGGGAGGCTGGACTTCCTCACGTTCGCGTTCGGACCTTGGCTTCTGGTGGCGAGCACCGCATCGACTTCCCGGATCCGGTGTACATGGTATCTATCGGGGATAATCCGGAGTTCACAACACGCATCCTGCGTCTCAGCTATCAGTCACTGGTCAGCCCTCCGAGTGTGCTCGACTACGACATGGACGCGCGCACCACCGAGCTAAAGAAGCAACAAGAGATTCCGAGCGGATACGATAAGGCTGAGTATACCTCGCGGCGGCTTTTCGCGACGGCTCCCGACGGTGCGCGGGTGCCGATCTCCCTAGTGCATCGCGTCGACTCGCCCCCTCACCCCCAAACCCCGCTCTATCTTTATGTGTATGGTTCCTACGGTGCGACGATCGACCCGTACTTCAGTCCCAATCGGCTGAGCCTTCTGAATCGTGGCTTCGCGTTTGCGATCGCGCACGTCCGCGGCAGCAGCGTGATGGGCCGACACTGGTACGAGGACGGAAAGGGCCTGAAGAAGCAAAACACATTCAGCGACATTCGCCTCGCCGTCGAGGAGCTCGAGCGTCAAGGCGTCTCTTCGAGGGGGCGCGTCACCATCAGCGGCGGCAGCGCCGGCGGGATGGCGGTGGGTGCTGTCATCAATCAGGCGCCGAGTTATTTCCACGCGGCAGTGGCGTCGGTGCCATTCGTTGACTGCTTGAACACCATGCTGGACGGCAGCCTTCCGCTGACCCCGCCGGAGTACAGCGAGTGGGGGAACCCGGAAAAGGACCCGGAAGTGTACCGCTACATGCTTGGCTACAGTCCGTACGACAACGTCGTGGCGCAGGACTACCCGCACCTGTTGGTTACGGCAGGCATCGCAGATCCACGGGTCACCTACTGGGAGCCCGCGAAATGGGTCGCCAAGT